A window of Hyperolius riggenbachi isolate aHypRig1 chromosome 1, aHypRig1.pri, whole genome shotgun sequence contains these coding sequences:
- the LOC137544186 gene encoding olfactory receptor 5A2-like, translated as MHLENCTAITEILLVGLKPFQSFRIPMFVLCLACYLVICCENLLIMYIIHSSVNLKAPMFFIIQSMSLWEVLYVTNVVPKLLNDIISERPTFTVTGCIVQLQVFGIAGDTTSFHYVVMSYDRYLAVCHPLHYSSLVSNRVYLRVIIALGTFSVICSGVLAILEGQLQFCSQSTIDHFYCDFAPFLDLSSSDTTYIRLLSSVMVVFIMWSIALSVLVPYIFIIHAVLKISSASGRKKTFSTCSSHLIAFSLLFCIVLTVYSLPASVVTSQVGKTFTFAYFFWSPLVNPIIYCFRSREFRVVVLSKVKKVDRTF; from the coding sequence ATGCACCTGGAGAACTGCACAGCCATCACAGAGATCCTACTGGTGGGATTGAAACCTTTCCAGAGTTTCAGGATTCCCATGTTTGTTCTGTGTCTGGCTTGTTACCTTGTCATTTGCTGTGAAAACCTGTTGATCATGTACATCATTCACAGCAGTGTAAATCTCAAGGCCCCAATGTTCTTCATCATACAGAGCATGTCATTGTGGGAAGTACTATATGTCACCAATGTGGTTCCAAAATTACTGAATGATATTATTTCCGAGAGACCGACCTTCACCGTCACTGGCTGCATTGTACAGCTACAAGTATTTGGAATTGCAGGTGACACCACTTCATTCCACTACGTTGTCATGTCGTACGACCGATACTTGGCTGTTTGTCATCCATTACATTATTCCTCTCTTGTAAGTAACAGAGTTTATCTTCGGGTAATTATTGCCCTGGGTACTTTTTCAGTCATATGCTCAGGTGTATTAGCCATATTGGAGGGGCAGCTACAATTTTGTAGCCAGAGCACAATTGACCATTTCTACTGTGATTTTGCCCCATTCTTGGACTTGAGCTCCTCCGATACGACGTACATTCGTCTGCTTTCTTCTGTAATGGTCGTGTTTATAATGTGGAGCATAGCCCTCAGTGTCCTAGTCCCATACATTTTCATCATTCATGCAGTCCTGAAGATCTCCTCAGCCTCTGGCAGGAAGAAGACCTTCTCCACCTGCAGCTCCCACCTTATTGCTTTTTCTCTGCTCTTCTGTATTGTTCTTACTGTCTACTCATTGCCAGCGAGTGTAGTGACATCGCAAGTTGGAAAAACGTTCACTTTTGCATATTTCTTCTGGTCTCCGTTGGTGAATCCCATAATCTATTGCTTCAGAAGTAGAGAGTTTCGAGTGGTGGTCTTGTCAAAGGTGAAGAAAGTGGACAGAACTTTTTGA